The genomic window CTTCTCGGCAGAGTCGCGTGCTGCACAAACGTAGCCTCGTCAGTTTGAAATCTATGCATACTATATGGTAGGGCCCCTTCAGATGTATTTTTACTTCAACACTAGCTCGACTATATCAGTCAACATCAGATCTTCCATTTGAagggaattaattaattaacgttttAAACCGAAGCAAAGAGATATTTGTTAAAAATTGCGATTTTATTATAGGATGATGCAGGTGCAAGTTGTTTGAAAAAAGCAATGGCATACGTGTACAATAAAtgatagaaaaaaacaagaagcGATTCTGTCACCGTTTTGCCATGCAGGCATTTGTCAAGATGTCAAATACGGTGGATAAGAGCTACTTTTGCCAGTCGAAGGATAAATGCTACTAGTAGAACGACTTTGGGAAACCTGAAGAGCTTCGGCTTGATGTACAATCTGCTAAACTGCACAGAGCCAAACGAATAGATAAGCACAAACAACGACGCCAACATTTGAAACCATTCACCGTTTCTCAGTGTCTCTTCCTTAGCTGTCAATAAGAAAATTGCGGCGGCAATTGCTGGAATCAATCCAAAAATTCGTGGAAGGATTTTGTCTTGACTGCTTAAAAATGTCGCCGCCGCAAACAGCAAACAGACGCACAAATCGGTAAATGACAGGTGCAACATTACTCCGTACTCTTCACGTTGCCATGCAGCAGACATTGATATCAGTTCTGCAGAAAGCATCGCAACAGCGGTAACTCCTATAAGGTAACGAATATGTTGccattttttctcaaaaagaTTACACTGAGAGTCGACTTCTTCTGGTGTGTGCTGCGAATCGAAGATAAGTAAAGTATGAACGATGCTAATGAGTGAAATGAGCGTTGCATAAGCTGTGCTCTCTAGTGCGGCAGCGCCCTTTTTGATCATTGGCTGGCTATTATTGAAGCACTTCAAAACGCTTTCGCTTTGCGGTTCTCGCACTTTCTGCAGGACGACCATAAAAAAAACTGCATAGATAACAGAGACTGCGACGTGCCGAAAAAGATCCCAAATCGTTTGATCCGGAGAAGGAATGCCTGCTTCAAACAGATCTTTAAGAACAACCACGTAAAAACATATTGCAAAGAATCCCAGCAGGTCCAGGAAGGGCAGAAACACGTTGCCAGCGGGGGCCAAAGCGAAGCTGCTCACCGATATGAAAAGGAGCGAGACAGCTCCAAACGTCAAGAGTATCAAGGAACacgtaaagaaaacaaacggCAGCATCGACTCTTTCCGTCTGTTTGTCTGTAAAAGCGCgtgccttttgcctttcaTTGTCATCCCGACCGTTTGTTTGGAGGGCGGATAAGTTGTgagacgacgtcacgtgagcTTCGGTCGTGCATAGATTAAATAGATATATGGTatgacgaaatcggcgaattGAACACCCAGCGCGgcaagaaagagagagaagattAGTAATGAGTCTAAACATTGAAGCGTGATGTTCTTTACTGGGATGTTGTACAACTATGACCAATACATTCATAGcacggtatatatatatagatcaCACGACGGGTAGGCGTCATTTAGTTAGCAGTGCGGTTTACGTGTGCAGGCTAGACACGCACGAagatcaagaaaaaagaaaagagtgTAGACACAACGCAAGTAAAAACGCCGCACGTTTCTGTGAGAAATATTGTATTACCCAGACAAGGCCAAGAACAATTATGAGCCCCCACTCGGCGATACTGAGCAGTGTCATTCCACTCCATTCGGACCTTTTCATTTGTATCCTTGAATAGATCTTGAGACATAGAAGTTGAACTGCTTGAAGCCAAAAGGCGAGAAACATCATAACAGAATTATGAGTTGCGGTGTTCATGACCAGTAAACTTGGTTGTAGCAAAACCACAAAAAATGCCGCAACCGTACTAAGCGCAAGAATGAATTTGTCAACAGTTGTGTCTATGAAAGCGCCAAGAAGCTGCAGAATTGAAAACATGGAtgtaataataaaaaaagctGGATCTTTCTTATTTTTCAGATCAGCGCAAAGGAAAGCTCCGAGATACAATAAAATGACAGATGCACCAGAGATGATCGGAAGGTAGCGAAAGACCCAGTTCCACTGACTTTGAATACGTTTGACAGCGTCTTTTCCAATGTCCTTTCTAGCACTGTCATTTAGATCAAAATAATACCCAAGTATTTTCTGAGCGTATTTGGAGAAGGCAAGCATCATCTGCCAGCAACATAAGCTGAGAATCATGCAAACGCTTTCAACCGTTATGAGCACAGATTTGCTCCTTAAGTTTCGTTCAGGATCTGTCCATAAATTGGAGTAGGAACGAGGAGGATCAAAAGCTCCCACAAGGATGAAAATTACAGCAGCTATTATTGCTTGACCAATTCCACTgagaaagaaatagaaaagaatGTCATCAAATAATCCTGCTACTTTTCGGATCACATTGTTAGCGGTTACGTTCTCTGAGGTTTGACGATCAAGGTACGACCCAAGATACTTTCTGATTGTGCAAGCTGCTTTGCTTGTCCAGGTGACTCTCAACAACTGGGAGTTATTTGCACATAAAAAGTCCCGGAGTACCCACAGACATACAGCTGGTACCAAGATTCGAACGAacaactgcagaaaaaatacTGCCAATGCTGCCGGACCAGTGCCGCCAGTTTCCGTTTCGCAGTAGTCTATAACTCTCGCTgcagaaaagagaatttGCATGACAGCTACTATCAAAAATAATACCCAAAGAAAGATGTGTGACACTTTTTCTGGGTTTGACACTTTTTCCAGAAACCGGAAAACAGAAAGATCAAAGACATTCATGGTGAACTCATAGGTGGGATTCGCTTCTTCTGTTGCCTTGCAATTCGTACTCTTCTCCGTCAGTGAATAGAGTGCTCGTATCAAGCTATCTTCAACTTCAGATTTCTTGCTATCCTTCTTGAAAGAGAGCGTCGGTACTCCCGAGAACATACACACGTCTTGATCGCTCTCGTCAAGTCGAACTCTGAGAAACGAAATTTCACCGTTGTCTAGCCTTGATATAGCATAATCCTGAAAGtatcgttctcgttctcgcaaAGAATCCTTGTCGTAAGTGTGCCGTGCATCTACTACCGCTTCGCAGCTCTTCAAAATAGTTTTAAAGTTTCGAAAGcgatttcgcttctttttctttggttCGGCGGAAAGAAGAGCTGTAGAAATATTATGCTTGCGTAGGGAACTCTCTACTTTTGTGTAAAGGTCATCAGATCTGTTTCCAAAAACAGCCACTTTtgtcttcctttctttcaGTCGCTGCGCAAGTTTACTAACTACAAATAGGGTAGGTCCAGAGTCCAAGGGCACGACGTAACGTTTACTCACCTTTCAAAGGTCGACAATGATCCTCACTCTCACTCTTACTAACTTCACTtcctccttcgttttctttctttgcagtTCTTGAAGGCGGTTTTGATTCCAGTAACGTTTCCGCCAGATCTATGCAGTTATGGTTCATGCAGGCTTCAGCCAGTGCTCCAACGGTCGCGGAGGAGCCTCGCTTAGACTTCCACTTAAAAATAGCTTTATAACAGTATAATGCGTGATCCTGAGACGGATCCTCGCGAATTTCAGCAATATCGTCGCCGCTAAGCTCTAACCGACGTGACGAAAAATTTACCCAATCTCTTCTTATTAGATCAGAAACAGCATTGGCTATCTCGTTAGTAATCGGGCCCGTCCTTTCTTTGGCAGTAGAGCGTAGCCGTTGTTGAAACTCTACAGCAAATAacagtttaattaattaatgctcTCTTCGATTTTGTGCTTTGGGCTTCATCTTACACTCTAGTATTACAGTTCGATCACGCGAGCAAAAGGGAGCCTCAGTCTCACAGAATAACATTTTGGCCCCAGGATAAACCTTCTATGATTGCCTAACCTTGATCGCTTTCCATGTGTTTGTTTTCAAAAGACAACTGTATCAGGCCTGCAACACTAGAAGTATGGTGACGCGCAGAACTCACAAGCAACTTTAGGAATATCAGGAACGCGTCAAACTGCACGAAGGAAGTCAGCTCTAGGCGTAGTTTTCCAGATAATAGACAAAGTTTGGGTACCGGGTACCGTATGGTACTCAATTCTGAGCGATCACGAGGTGCCTCACGtgctgccatggcaacgttTATCCATAGAATAAAGAGCGGTTAGATAGTGGCTAACGGAAGAATCCTTGACTGGTGCGACGGACGATGCGAAGAGATCGCTCCAGATTCAAGAGCTTGAACAGGATCCTAGCGAGATACTCCTGGAGAGTCATCGCTCATGAACACCAAAGCATAAGATGACGTTTCCTCGACGTGAATCAGCTTGGTTGCAACGCCTTTTTCAGCAATGCCTGTGCACTTCTTTTGGtccttcgacgaatttcacCACGAGATCTTTTTTGGGTCCACTTTGCGCACTTTCGTGTTCATTGCTTCTTTGTACTCCACTGATGAAATTCCTGCAGCACCGGAATCTGCCTTCATAACGggaagagacgaaagcgctGAAGGAAAGTCTTTTGGCGTCCAGCTTGAACATTTTAGCCCAATCTCTAACCGGAGAAGAACTGAATGAGATATTGTCTCGCATTTTTTGGTTCATCCCACGAATAAAAACGCCGTAGAGATGAAGTTCAAGTCGAACGAAAGTGCAGTAAATCGTACGGAAATGGAGTGAAACAGCGAACCGTCACGGAAACAAGAAATTGAGGACTAAAAATGTGGAAAAGAGGTACAATGAAAGAGCAAAAATTTAAGTGAGGCTCCCTTTGGAAGCTAGGAGacgcgtcgtttgaccgTTAAAAaggtcaaaaaacgcgtctccGTCACATAGAaaactttttaaaaaatagaaaagtTACGACACTTGATACAAACTGCTCGTCGAcacttcgtcgtccgtcAATAATTTTGATGTCCAGGCTGTAAATCACTTATTCTCTCCGAATCCGGCTCGTGTGCAAAATTCGTCGTGCAAAGCGCCTGAGAGAGAAGGGATAGTAGAATAGTACAAAAAATGGGCTTCTATTATTATACTTCTTGTCCTTTAGTTCACGAGCAAGATCGCTTGTACCCAGAAGCAGACGCTTCAGTGCAGTCTCGTCTCATCGAACcgcgaacgaacgaagacTCGCCCGTTCACGCGCGCTCTCGTTAGCTCGACGTCTTGAGGTTGAACGCGAATCAGAGTTCGTGATTCTACCACGGATTGTTGAGTGATTCTAGAACTACTCCAAACGCAGGCGATAACGAAGTCGAAATGACGCCTGCAACTAAGCCTCGCCTGATTTTTGACTTCCTCGCTGCCCTATCATTTGCCGCAACGCAAGCTAAGCGCCGCATGATCGACGGACGAAGAGCTTTGTTGTTGCGGGACGAAGCACTGCGCGCACGCTAAGCACCGATGCTGCTCGACATTGTTCTCGCCAGTGTTCTTTTATTCCTTATCCAACCCGTCCAACTTCAAACGGACTTCTTTCCGACGAACCTAAACTCGCCAGAATTCGCGACAAATGCGACCGACTCGCCGAACGTGACCTCCTCGACGCCACGCAGTCCATCGGGCGACATTGGCTCAAACGACGACTCTCCCCACTGCCCCACCGACCCGTCGTGTTCATCTCGACTCTCCAAATGCATCGAGTGTCGACAGAACGCGAACTGTCGCTACGGAACCACAGTCAACGTCCAATGCAGATGCACGGTAACGTAAACAATAGAAAAATCGTCCTAGATgacgtcgagttcgtctATAGACGGAGGAAAGAGTGTTCAATAGAACAGCGATATGTTCGTTCTGCCATCAACTCAATTCGACGCAGTATACCTGTTCGAATGATTCGAATTGCAATGTAAGGatttaaattaaataaattaaataaatagacgtttttctcttaaGGCTGTAGCGACGCCGAGAGAGCGAGTCACGTTGACGTGCACGGTCAATCCGGACGTGCTCTGTCTGGGCAATCGGCAATTCAAGAAGTTCTCGACGTGCAATTGGACGTCTGGACATCGCTGGTCCACGGCCATGCTTTTGAGTATTACTCTCGGCGGTTTTGGCGTCGATCGTTTCTATTTGGGCCACTGGGAAGTCGGTCTCGGGAAACTGTTCAGCTTCGGGGGAGCGGGAGTGTggacgctcgtcgacgtgattCTTATAGGGATAGGTTACGTTAAGCCAGCAGACGGTTCGCTTTACATATTCTAAACATTCTAAACAAGGGATTTTAATTCTAtaaagaaattcttctctAGAGCGGATAAAGGGTTGTAAGCAAATCCTTTCCTGCTCTGTATCAGCTCACGGTGAGCGCCTACCAGCTAGGCTTCTTACAAACGCTTCACTGTCGCCACCTCGCTGCTAAACTGTTTATCATCGGGCATGCAGCCCAGTGAACGTCGAAACCCATTTCGAATGCCAAAGAATTTTATGCATGAGTAACAAACACATCACTGCTTattaaagaagaaaattagTTCTACGCGTAAGCTGCCCCTCGTTAGCCTTAAACCTCTGTCCCTCTGGTTGATTGCATCAAGAGGCTgattatcagctcgcagttggaACGTACAGTACAAAGAGCAATTCCTCAAATGCTGAGTAGATTTATAAGCGTAGCCGTTGCACTTTTCAAGTAATTATACAAGAAATTGAACGCTCTAATTTCAGCTGAAATGTAAAGCACACAGAGTGAGACATCTCACAACTACATCGACCGACAGACAAGACCTTTAGACTAAGAAAAAGCTGTTTGCAATtttgagaaagaaacagcTCCGTTGTcaatcaaagaaaacagaagcGACAATGAACTTCTCAGGCTTTTTTACTTTGCCAAATGGCATTTATgatgtatttctttttcgcttcttgTCTCTTTTGCTTTGCTTTGAACGATATCGCTGCAGTTGCTATTGTCGCTAAGATTGTGCCGACGATCGGTGCAGCAACACTTGCGGCGCCAACAGCAGCGGTGCTTGAGGCAACTGTGATCGCCCCGCTCTTCACGTCATTGTTTTCGACCTTTTTCATTAGGCGATATTCATCTTCTGTGATCCTGCCGTCTTTGAAACGGCTTGAAAGGATAAAGCGATTAGCTGCGAAACCCACGATTTCTACAGCTCCTC from Oscarella lobularis chromosome 1, ooOscLobu1.1, whole genome shotgun sequence includes these protein-coding regions:
- the LOC136194169 gene encoding uncharacterized protein isoform X1; translation: MAAREAPRDRSELSTIRYPVPKLCLLSGKLRLELTSFVQFDAFLIFLKLLVSSARHHTSSVAGLIQLSFENKHMESDQEFQQRLRSTAKERTGPITNEIANAVSDLIRRDWVNFSSRRLELSGDDIAEIREDPSQDHALYCYKAIFKWKSKRGSSATVGALAEACMNHNCIDLAETLLESKPPSRTAKKENEGGSEVSKSESEDHCRPLKVSKLAQRLKERKTKVAVFGNRSDDLYTKVESSLRKHNISTALLSAEPKKKKRNRFRNFKTILKSCEAVVDARHTYDKDSLRERERYFQDYAISRLDNGEISFLRVRLDESDQDVCMFSGVPTLSFKKDSKKSEVEDSLIRALYSLTEKSTNCKATEEANPTYEFTMNVFDLSVFRFLEKVSNPEKVSHIFLWVLFLIVAVMQILFSAARVIDYCETETGGTGPAALAVFFLQLFVRILVPAVCLWVLRDFLCANNSQLLRVTWTSKAACTIRKYLGSYLDRQTSENVTANNVIRKVAGLFDDILFYFFLSGIGQAIIAAVIFILVGAFDPPRSYSNLWTDPERNLRSKSVLITVESVCMILSLCCWQMMLAFSKYAQKILGYYFDLNDSARKDIGKDAVKRIQSQWNWVFRYLPIISGASVILLYLGAFLCADLKNKKDPAFFIITSMFSILQLLGAFIDTTVDKFILALSTVAAFFVVLLQPSLLVMNTATHNSVMMFLAFWLQAVQLLCLKIYSRIQMKRSEWSGMTLLSIAEWGLIIVLGLVWVIQYFSQKRAAFLLALCLHSFLFS
- the LOC136194252 gene encoding TM2 domain-containing protein 3-like — protein: MLLDIVLASVLLFLIQPVQLQTDFFPTNLNSPEFATNATDSPNVTSSTPRSPSGDIGSNDDSPHCPTDPSCSSRLSKCIECRQNANCRYGTTVNVQCRCTTEERVFNRTAICSFCHQLNSTQYTCSNDSNCNAVATPRERVTLTCTVNPDVLCLGNRQFKKFSTCNWTSGHRWSTAMLLSITLGGFGVDRFYLGHWEVGLGKLFSFGGAGVWTLVDVILIGIGYVKPADGSLYIF
- the LOC136194169 gene encoding uncharacterized protein isoform X2, whose translation is MAAREAPRDRSELSTIRYPVPKLCLLSGKLRLELTSFVQFDAFLIFLKLLVSSARHHTSSVAGLIQLSFENKHMESDQEFQQRLRSTAKERTGPITNEIANAVSDLIRRDWWKSKRGSSATVGALAEACMNHNCIDLAETLLESKPPSRTAKKENEGGSEVSKSESEDHCRPLKVSKLAQRLKERKTKVAVFGNRSDDLYTKVESSLRKHNISTALLSAEPKKKKRNRFRNFKTILKSCEAVVDARHTYDKDSLRERERYFQDYAISRLDNGEISFLRVRLDESDQDVCMFSGVPTLSFKKDSKKSEVEDSLIRALYSLTEKSTNCKATEEANPTYEFTMNVFDLSVFRFLEKVSNPEKVSHIFLWVLFLIVAVMQILFSAARVIDYCETETGGTGPAALAVFFLQLFVRILVPAVCLWVLRDFLCANNSQLLRVTWTSKAACTIRKYLGSYLDRQTSENVTANNVIRKVAGLFDDILFYFFLSGIGQAIIAAVIFILVGAFDPPRSYSNLWTDPERNLRSKSVLITVESVCMILSLCCWQMMLAFSKYAQKILGYYFDLNDSARKDIGKDAVKRIQSQWNWVFRYLPIISGASVILLYLGAFLCADLKNKKDPAFFIITSMFSILQLLGAFIDTTVDKFILALSTVAAFFVVLLQPSLLVMNTATHNSVMMFLAFWLQAVQLLCLKIYSRIQMKRSEWSGMTLLSIAEWGLIIVLGLVWVIQYFSQKRAAFLLALCLHSFLFS